The genomic window AGTCCGCGATCACGGCGATGCCCGGGGTCACCGACGTCGCCGTGGTCCCCACCGGGGTCGCGGTGCGCGCCAAGACCTTCGGCCAGTGCATCGACGCCGTCATCGAGATGGACGTGGAGTGGGAAGGGGGGAAGCTGGCCGGCGAGGACGACGCCTCGGTCCTCGCGAACCTCAAGAACGCCGAGCTGCCGATGGCGGTTCCGAAGGTGCCCCTGCTTGCCAAGCAGGTGGACGCCGAGTTCACCTTCCGCTTCCGCAGCAACTCCTCGCTCGAGCCCAACTGCGCCATCGCCGACGTGCGGTCCGGCTCGGCGCGGATCTGGGGATCGATGAAGTCCCCGGTCGTCGCCCAGGAGGAGATCGCCGCCGAGCTCGGCCTGCCCATCTCCTCGGTGAACGTCGAGGTCACCCAGGGTGGGGGGTCCTTCGGCCGCAAGCTCTTCCACGACGCGGCGCTCGAGGCGTCCCGGATCTCGAAGGCGATGGGCAAACCGGTGAAGCTGATGTGGCACCGGGCGGACGAGCCGCGCCAGGGGCGGCTGCACCCGATGTGCACCTCCCGGGTGCGGGCCACCCACCTGCTGGGTCAGGTGCTCTCCTTCGAGCAGCGGCACACCAGCGTCAAGACCGACTTCGGGCACGGCCTGGGCGAGATCATCACCGGGCAGGTCGCGAAGCTGCCTGTCGGGGACCTCACCTTCTCGCAGACGATCTTCACGCTCACCCAGGAGATCCCCTACAACTTCGGCGTCGTCACCCAGCTGCTCAACGAGACCGACGACCGCTTCAACACCGGCAGCATGCGCAACATCTACTCCCCCGACGTGCGCGTGGCGAACGAGCTCGTCGTCGACGAGCTGGCCCGCAGCATGCGCAAGGACCCGGTCGCCTTCCGCCGCTCATTCCTGCGCAACGACCGGGCCAGGGCCGCCCTGGACCGGGTCGCCGAGGTGGGCGAGTGGGGCCGGGACCTGCCCGAGGGCGTCACCCAGGGTGTGGCGATCCACAAGGAGTACAAGGGCGTCACGGCGTGCCTCGTCGAGCTCGACATGCGACCCGAGACGGTCAACCGGGACATCCGCGCAGCCGTCACGGGACCGCGGGTGACCAAGGTCGTCTTCGCTGTCGACGCCGGTCTGGTCATCAACCCGACCGGGCTGGACGCGCAGATGCTCGGCGGGGTCATGGACGGCATCGCGCTCGCCCTCACCTCCAGCTGCCACTTCGATGAGGGCCACTTCCTCGAGGCCAGCTGGGACAACTACTTCTACACGCGCCAGTGGAACGCCCCGCCGGAGCTGCGCGTGGAGATCATGCCCTCCCAGGAGGGCCAGCCCGGCGGTGCCGGCGAGGCCGGGGTCGCGGCGAGCTTCGCGGCCATCGCCTGCGCGTACGCGCGGGCCACCGGCAGGATGCCGACCGAGTTCCCGATCAATCACGCCGACCCGGTCGCCTTCGAGCCGAAGCCCTTCGTGCCCTCGGTCCCGCAGTCGCCGACCAATGGCCTGAACTACACCTACTGAGGAGCTTGCCATGTCCAGTCACACCTTCGTCCTCAACGGCGAGAAGGTCACGGTCGACGTCGAGCCCGGCGTACGCCTGCTGTGGGTCCTGCGTGACGTCCTGGGCGTCACCGGCCCGAAGTACGGATGCGGCATCAACGTCTGCAAGGCCTGTACGTCGCACGTCAACGGCAAGGCGATGAATCCCTGCTCGGTCCCGGTCGACCAGATCTCCCCCGACGACGAGATCACCACGATCGAGGGCCTGGCCGACACCGTCGAGAAGGACCTGCACCCGATGCAGGAGGCGTGGATCGAGCACGACGTCGCGCAGTGCGGCTACTGCCAGCCGGGCCAGATCATGGCCGCGGTCGCCCTCGTGCGCAAGGTCCGCGAGGAGGGTCGCGCGATCAGCGAGGCCGACCTCGACGGCATCCGCAACATCTGCCGCTGCGGCACCTACACCCGCATCCGCGAGGCGATCCGCACCGGCGAGCAGCACATGTGACGAGACATGGCGAGGTGTGGCATCCCGATCAGGACTGCCGCCCCTCGCCATGAATCGGCATCAGGAAGAACTCTGCGGCCCGCGGGCCATCGCCTGCAGGCGCTCGATCCGCTGATCCATCGGCGGGTGGGTGGAGAAGAGCTTCGAGACGTCCTTCGCATTGAAGGGGTTGGCGATCATCATGTGCGAGGTGTTCTGCAGCTCCTGGGTGGGCTGCAACGGCGCCTTGGCCACCCCGTGCTGGAGCTTGTTCAACGCCGAGGCCAGCGCCAGCGGGTCACCGGTGAGCTCGGCACCGTCCTCGTCGGCGTCGTACTCGCGGGTACGGCTGATCGCCATCTGGATGACCATCGCCGCGACCGGCGCGAGCAGTGCCACGGCGATGGCGGCGATCGGGTTGCGGTCGCGCCCGCCGAACCACAGGCCGATCGAGGCGACCGAGGAGATGACACCGGCGATCGCGCCGGCGACCGAGCTGGTGAGGATGTCCCGGTTGTAGACGTGCATCAGCTCGTGGCCCAGGACGCCGCGCAGCTCGCGCTCGTCGAGCAGCTCGAGGATCCCCTCGGTGCAGCACACGGCGGCGTGCTCGGGGTTGCGGCCGGTGGCGAAGGCGTTGGGTGCCCGCGTGGGCGAGACGTACAGGCGCGGCATCGGCTGGTCCGCCTTCTGGCTCAGCTCCTGCACGATCCGGTACATCCCCGGGAACTGCATCGGGTCGGCCGGCTGGGCGCGCATCGCCTTGATCGCCAGCTTGTCGGAGTTCCAGTACGAGTACGCGGTCATCCCGACGCCGACGAGGCCGAAGAGCCACATGAACATGCTGCCGCCGAGCGCATAGCCCACGAGCAGGAGCAGCGTGAAGATCCCGCCGAAGAGCGCTGCCGTCTTCAGCCCGTTGAAGTGGTTGTGCATGTCAGTCCCAACGTCGAAGGAGGGTCATCTCGTTCCCGCACCCAGCAGCAGCACCGGCAGGACGGTGGCGGTCAGGAGCACCAGGCCGGCGACGACGGCGACCACCGTGCCCGTCCGCGTGACGGTCTCCGGCTCCCGCGGGACGTCCTCGGGCAGCAGGACCAGCGCCAGCCAACGCAGGTAGACCACGAAACCGAGCGCGGCGGCCACGACCGCAGGCAGCGCGATCCACCAGAGCCCGGCATCCGCGAGGGGGCGCAGCGCGACGAACTTCGCGAGCAGGCCGGCCACGCCGGGTGGCAGCCCGGCGAGGGTGAGCAGACCCATCCCGAGGAGGGTGGCGTGGACGGGGCGACGCCGCGCCAGCCCGCGGTCCTGGAGCAGGGTCCGCCCACCACGGGGTGAGAGATCGGCGACGACCGCGAGCACCGTGGTGACCGCGACGATGTAGACGGCGAGGTAGCCGATGGCCGCGTCCGTGTCGCCGGCGGCGAGTGGGGCGACGACCCAGCCCCCCTGGGTGACGGCGGACCAGGCGATGAGGCGAAGGGGGTCGCTCGCCCGGAGCGCGAGGACGGCGCCCACGAGCATGGAGGTCACGGCCAGCACGCCCACCACCGGCGCGAGCTCGGGCAGCACGCCGGCGGCGCCCTCCATGACGGCGATGAGCGCCCCGAGCGCCGCGATGGCCGAGACGCTGGCCAGGAGCATCGTCACGCTGGCACCGGCGCGCGGGTAGGTGGCCGGGGCCCAGGCGTGGAAGGGCACGAGCGAGAGCTTGAAGGCGAGCGCCGCGAGCAGCAGCACCAGACCGAGGGTGAGCACGGCGCGGGTCTGCTCCTCCTGCGATGCGGCCCAGGCTGCTCCTCCCCCGAGGCGGATGCTGCCGGTGGCGCTCACCCAGAGCCCGGCTCCGACCACGGCGATGCCGAAGGAACTGATCGAGGTCATGATCAGCGGCACGGCCCCGCTGTCGCGAGGGTTCCCGCGCAGGACCGCGAGCGCGACGACCGGGAGCGTGGCCAGCTCCAGCCCGACGAGCCAGGTGCCCAGGTCGACGGCGACGGCGACGGTGGTGGCACCGGTGACGGTGGCCAGGAGCAGTGCGGTCTCGACCCCGAGATCGGCCCCTCCTCCGCCCCGGTCCCTGAGGTGCGACGAAGGAGCCTCGAAGGGACGCCCCGTCGTTTCGAGGCTCGGCCGCGGACGGCCTCGCGCCTCAACCACCGGAACGCTGGCTTGGGTCCCACGTTCCGCGTGGGCGGAGTGAGGAGCGCCAGCGACGAGCCTCGAAGCCATCGGGCCACCCAGGACCGCGAGCACGGCGAGCCCTGCGGCTGCGGCGAGCGCCTGCAGGAGCGCATCCGACGGGCCGACGTGGAGCAGGCAGTGACCGATGTCGGCCCTCTCGGGGGCGCTCACGTGCAGGGCAGGGTCGCCGGGCAGGCAGACCGTGCCCAGTGTCCCCTCGGTC from Janibacter cremeus includes these protein-coding regions:
- a CDS encoding proton-conducting transporter membrane subunit, whose translation is MMPSATPPQIDVLVAGPVLAPAIGAVLVLALDALWPRRRTPALLVGVLALLLGPGAAISLRLRVATEGTLGTVCLPGDPALHVSAPERADIGHCLLHVGPSDALLQALAAAAGLAVLAVLGGPMASRLVAGAPHSAHAERGTQASVPVVEARGRPRPSLETTGRPFEAPSSHLRDRGGGGADLGVETALLLATVTGATTVAVAVDLGTWLVGLELATLPVVALAVLRGNPRDSGAVPLIMTSISSFGIAVVGAGLWVSATGSIRLGGGAAWAASQEEQTRAVLTLGLVLLLAALAFKLSLVPFHAWAPATYPRAGASVTMLLASVSAIAALGALIAVMEGAAGVLPELAPVVGVLAVTSMLVGAVLALRASDPLRLIAWSAVTQGGWVVAPLAAGDTDAAIGYLAVYIVAVTTVLAVVADLSPRGGRTLLQDRGLARRRPVHATLLGMGLLTLAGLPPGVAGLLAKFVALRPLADAGLWWIALPAVVAAALGFVVYLRWLALVLLPEDVPREPETVTRTGTVVAVVAGLVLLTATVLPVLLLGAGTR
- a CDS encoding (2Fe-2S)-binding protein; amino-acid sequence: MSSHTFVLNGEKVTVDVEPGVRLLWVLRDVLGVTGPKYGCGINVCKACTSHVNGKAMNPCSVPVDQISPDDEITTIEGLADTVEKDLHPMQEAWIEHDVAQCGYCQPGQIMAAVALVRKVREEGRAISEADLDGIRNICRCGTYTRIREAIRTGEQHM
- the htpX gene encoding zinc metalloprotease HtpX; this translates as MHNHFNGLKTAALFGGIFTLLLLVGYALGGSMFMWLFGLVGVGMTAYSYWNSDKLAIKAMRAQPADPMQFPGMYRIVQELSQKADQPMPRLYVSPTRAPNAFATGRNPEHAAVCCTEGILELLDERELRGVLGHELMHVYNRDILTSSVAGAIAGVISSVASIGLWFGGRDRNPIAAIAVALLAPVAAMVIQMAISRTREYDADEDGAELTGDPLALASALNKLQHGVAKAPLQPTQELQNTSHMMIANPFNAKDVSKLFSTHPPMDQRIERLQAMARGPQSSS
- a CDS encoding molybdopterin cofactor-binding domain-containing protein, translating into MTDVRPTNPREPSTPGASRRAFIGYVMAGATLATAADMTLGSEPADAAIPTPPQIPEVMDLNDLLTLAAQPTANLITVTIGEDGRASFALPRAEVGQGIVTSSAMMIAEELDLPVDKVDVTLAQARPELVFNQLTGGSNTTISTYTPIRVAAALAKQRLLEAAATVLGDTVDALVAKGGLITDSTGASIGYGELSAKAAVAETVRAEVNLKSRSQHTVIGTPQRRTDARAAVTGAKVFAMDLDVPDALPTMVARPPTHNGAPVRLRNQSAITAMPGVTDVAVVPTGVAVRAKTFGQCIDAVIEMDVEWEGGKLAGEDDASVLANLKNAELPMAVPKVPLLAKQVDAEFTFRFRSNSSLEPNCAIADVRSGSARIWGSMKSPVVAQEEIAAELGLPISSVNVEVTQGGGSFGRKLFHDAALEASRISKAMGKPVKLMWHRADEPRQGRLHPMCTSRVRATHLLGQVLSFEQRHTSVKTDFGHGLGEIITGQVAKLPVGDLTFSQTIFTLTQEIPYNFGVVTQLLNETDDRFNTGSMRNIYSPDVRVANELVVDELARSMRKDPVAFRRSFLRNDRARAALDRVAEVGEWGRDLPEGVTQGVAIHKEYKGVTACLVELDMRPETVNRDIRAAVTGPRVTKVVFAVDAGLVINPTGLDAQMLGGVMDGIALALTSSCHFDEGHFLEASWDNYFYTRQWNAPPELRVEIMPSQEGQPGGAGEAGVAASFAAIACAYARATGRMPTEFPINHADPVAFEPKPFVPSVPQSPTNGLNYTY